Proteins encoded within one genomic window of Mycolicibacterium monacense:
- a CDS encoding urease subunit beta has translation MVPGEIFFGEGDVEINAGARRLEMEIVNTGDRPVQVGSHVHLPQANAALDFDRTAARGHRLDVPAGTAVRFEPGVAQRVRLVPLGGSREVHGLSLNPPGRLDGAS, from the coding sequence ATGGTGCCCGGTGAGATCTTCTTCGGCGAAGGGGATGTCGAGATCAACGCCGGTGCCCGACGCCTGGAGATGGAGATCGTCAACACCGGTGACCGGCCGGTGCAGGTCGGCAGCCATGTCCACCTGCCGCAGGCCAACGCCGCACTCGACTTCGACCGCACCGCCGCCCGCGGCCACCGCCTCGACGTCCCGGCCGGCACCGCGGTGCGCTTCGAACCCGGTGTGGCCCAGCGCGTCCGGCTCGTGCCGCTGGGAGGCAGTCGTGAGGTGCACGGCCTGTCGCTGAACCCACCCGGCAGATTGGACGGGGCGTCGTGA
- a CDS encoding urease accessory protein UreF: MTTLTTLLALADSRLPIGGHVHSGGVEEAVTSGLVTNLETLHAYLVRRVRTQGLVAASIAAAVHAGTLTVAAADRETDARTPAPAARTASRAQGRGLARLARRVWPGHDWTALGRAPHLPVASGAVGAVAGLTPGQTALSVVYTTMTGSATAAQRLLALDPGDVAALTFGLAPLCDDVAAAAAEEPADLSDPLLDVLAQRHSERERPLFAS; encoded by the coding sequence ATGACGACGCTGACGACCCTGCTGGCACTCGCGGACTCCCGCCTGCCCATCGGTGGACACGTCCACTCCGGCGGTGTCGAGGAAGCCGTGACCAGCGGGCTCGTCACGAATCTGGAGACGCTGCACGCCTATCTGGTGCGCCGGGTGCGCACCCAGGGCCTGGTCGCCGCGTCGATCGCAGCCGCGGTGCACGCGGGGACCCTGACGGTGGCCGCGGCCGACCGCGAAACCGACGCGCGCACACCGGCACCCGCCGCGCGCACCGCCTCCCGGGCGCAGGGCAGGGGACTGGCCCGGCTGGCGAGGCGCGTGTGGCCCGGACACGACTGGACCGCCCTGGGGCGCGCGCCGCATCTGCCCGTCGCCTCGGGTGCGGTGGGTGCGGTGGCCGGGCTCACGCCGGGACAGACGGCGCTGTCCGTCGTCTACACCACCATGACGGGCTCGGCGACGGCCGCCCAGCGGTTGCTCGCGCTGGACCCCGGTGACGTCGCGGCGCTGACCTTCGGGCTCGCGCCGTTGTGCGACGACGTCGCGGCGGCTGCCGCCGAAGAACCCGCCGACCTGTCCGATCCGCTGCTCGACGTGCTCGCCCAGCGGCATTCCGAACGCGAACGTCCCCTGTTCGCCTCCTGA
- a CDS encoding NAD(P)/FAD-dependent oxidoreductase, with translation MSHPGATPTDRHKVVIIGSGFGGLSAAKTLKRADVDIKLIARTTHHLFQPLLYQVATGIISEGEIAPATRVVLRKQKNVQVLLGDVTHVDLQNRLVHSELLGHDYATPYDSLVIAAGAGQSYFGNDHFAEWAPGMKSIDDALELRGRILGAFEQAERSSDPKRREKLLTFVVVGAGPTGVEMAGQIAELADYTLKGTFRHIDPTSARVILLDAAPAVLPPMGEKLGKRAAARLEKMGVEIQLNAMVTDVDRNGITVKDPDGKLRRIESACKVWSAGVSASPLGRDLANQCDVEVDRAGRVKVLPDLSIPGHPNVFVVGDMAAVEGVPGQAQGAIQGARYAAKLIKNEVKGANPAFRQPFEYFDKGSMATVSRFSAVAKVGPLEFGGFIAWLAWLALHLVYLVGFKTKIVTLISWTVTFLSTKRGQLTITEQQAYARTRIEELEEIAAAVTDTEREREQAAS, from the coding sequence CGCCCGCACCACCCACCACCTGTTCCAGCCGCTGCTGTACCAGGTGGCGACCGGCATCATCTCCGAGGGTGAGATCGCCCCCGCCACCCGGGTGGTACTGCGCAAGCAGAAGAACGTGCAGGTGCTGCTCGGCGACGTGACGCATGTCGACCTGCAGAACCGGCTCGTGCACTCCGAGTTGCTGGGCCACGACTACGCGACGCCCTACGACAGCCTGGTCATCGCCGCAGGCGCCGGTCAGTCCTACTTCGGCAACGACCACTTCGCCGAGTGGGCGCCCGGGATGAAGTCGATCGACGACGCGCTGGAGTTGCGCGGGCGCATCCTCGGCGCGTTCGAGCAGGCCGAGCGTTCGAGCGACCCGAAGCGCCGCGAGAAGCTGCTCACCTTCGTCGTCGTGGGGGCCGGCCCGACGGGTGTGGAGATGGCCGGGCAGATCGCCGAGCTCGCCGACTACACGCTCAAGGGCACGTTCCGCCACATCGACCCGACCAGCGCCCGGGTGATCCTGCTCGACGCCGCACCGGCGGTGCTGCCGCCGATGGGCGAGAAGCTGGGCAAGAGAGCCGCGGCCCGGTTGGAGAAGATGGGCGTCGAGATCCAGCTCAACGCCATGGTCACCGACGTCGACCGCAACGGCATCACCGTGAAGGACCCCGACGGCAAGCTGCGGCGCATCGAATCGGCGTGCAAGGTCTGGTCGGCCGGGGTGTCGGCCAGCCCGCTGGGACGCGATCTGGCCAACCAGTGCGACGTGGAGGTCGACCGGGCCGGTCGCGTCAAGGTGCTGCCCGACCTGTCGATCCCGGGTCACCCGAACGTGTTCGTCGTCGGCGACATGGCCGCCGTCGAGGGGGTGCCGGGCCAGGCCCAGGGTGCCATCCAGGGGGCCCGCTACGCCGCGAAGCTGATCAAGAACGAGGTCAAGGGCGCCAACCCGGCGTTCCGCCAGCCGTTCGAGTACTTCGACAAGGGCTCGATGGCGACGGTGTCGCGGTTCTCCGCGGTGGCCAAGGTCGGACCGCTCGAGTTCGGTGGCTTCATCGCGTGGCTGGCGTGGCTGGCCCTGCACCTGGTGTACCTGGTCGGGTTCAAGACCAAGATTGTCACGCTGATCTCGTGGACGGTGACGTTCCTGTCGACCAAGCGCGGCCAGCTCACGATCACCGAACAGCAGGCGTACGCCCGAACGCGGATCGAGGAACTCGAGGAGATCGCCGCGGCGGTCACTGACACCGAACGCGAGCGGGAGCAGGCGGCTAGTTAG
- the ureG gene encoding urease accessory protein UreG translates to MPPHFLSADSTGQPHRHADRPKRVRTPGEPLRIGVGGPVGSGKTALVAALCRQLRDELSLAVLTNDIYTTEDADFLRRHAVLPDDRIAAVQTGGCPHTAIRDDITANLDAIDDLVAGHDHLDLILVESGGDNLTATFSSGLVDVQIFVVDVAGGDKVPRKGGPGVTFSDLLVINKTDLAPMVGADLDVMRRDSTKVRGERPFVLISLTADPTAGPVLDWVRAQLRVPVQG, encoded by the coding sequence ATGCCACCGCATTTCCTCTCCGCTGATTCCACGGGCCAACCCCACCGGCACGCCGACCGCCCCAAGCGGGTGCGAACCCCGGGGGAGCCGTTGCGGATCGGCGTCGGCGGCCCCGTCGGGTCGGGTAAGACGGCGCTGGTGGCCGCGCTGTGCCGGCAACTGCGCGACGAACTGTCGCTGGCGGTGCTGACCAACGACATCTACACGACCGAGGACGCCGACTTCCTGCGCCGTCATGCGGTATTGCCCGACGACCGGATCGCGGCCGTGCAGACCGGCGGCTGCCCGCACACCGCCATCCGCGACGACATCACCGCGAACCTCGACGCCATCGACGACCTCGTCGCCGGGCATGACCACCTCGACCTGATCCTCGTCGAATCCGGCGGCGACAACCTCACCGCCACGTTCTCATCCGGACTCGTCGACGTGCAGATCTTCGTCGTCGACGTGGCCGGCGGCGACAAGGTGCCCCGCAAGGGCGGACCCGGGGTGACGTTCTCGGATCTGTTGGTGATCAACAAGACCGATCTGGCGCCGATGGTCGGCGCCGATCTCGACGTCATGCGACGCGATTCGACCAAGGTGCGCGGAGAGCGGCCCTTCGTACTCATCTCGCTGACCGCCGATCCGACGGCCGGGCCGGTGCTGGACTGGGTGCGGGCGCAACTGCGGGTGCCGGTGCAGGGCTAG
- a CDS encoding urease accessory protein UreD, translating into MRSDVVIVACAGRGPRIEHTGGIAVRRTGSDTVYLVSAAATPLGGDVINVRVVVEPGARLVVRSAAATVTLPSAATPESQTCWDIESAGALDIDPQPTVVAGASRHLTTTRIRLTDAGSIRLRERVQIGRSGEREGFWSGALHADVDGAPLLRHRVELGTGSVTDDALGRPLACVSELRYPEPSFASDGTVLALAAGGCLATWQGERLTN; encoded by the coding sequence GTGCGCTCCGACGTCGTCATCGTCGCCTGCGCGGGGCGTGGCCCCCGCATCGAGCACACCGGGGGGATCGCGGTGCGCCGCACCGGGTCCGACACGGTGTACCTGGTGTCCGCCGCGGCCACCCCGCTCGGCGGCGACGTCATCAACGTGCGCGTCGTGGTGGAACCGGGGGCCCGGCTCGTGGTGCGCAGCGCCGCGGCGACCGTGACGCTGCCGAGCGCGGCCACCCCGGAGTCGCAGACGTGCTGGGACATCGAATCGGCAGGCGCACTCGACATCGACCCGCAACCCACCGTCGTCGCGGGCGCCTCCCGCCACCTGACGACCACCCGCATACGGCTGACCGATGCGGGCAGCATCCGCCTACGAGAGCGGGTTCAGATCGGCAGATCGGGTGAGCGCGAAGGCTTCTGGTCCGGTGCGCTGCACGCCGACGTCGACGGGGCGCCGCTGCTGCGGCACCGTGTCGAACTCGGCACCGGATCGGTCACGGATGACGCGCTCGGCCGCCCGCTGGCTTGCGTCAGCGAACTGCGTTACCCCGAACCGTCATTCGCGTCCGACGGGACGGTGCTCGCGCTTGCGGCGGGCGGCTGCCTGGCAACCTGGCAGGGCGAGCGGCTGACTAACTAG
- a CDS encoding urease subunit alpha, with protein MTGLSRERYAALYGPTTGDRIRLADTDLVIEITEDRSGGTGLAGDEAVFGGGKVLRESMGQSRATRADGAPDTVITGAVILDHWGIIKADIGIRDGRIVAIGKAGNPDIMDGVHPDLVVGPSTEIIAGNGRILTAGAIDCHVHLICPQIMEEALGGGITTIVAGGTGPAEGSKATTVTPGAWHLARMLEALDTWPLNVVLLGKGNTVSAEAMWEQLRGGAAGFKLHEDWGTTPAAIDACLTVADAAGVQVNIHTDTLNEMAFVEDTLAAIKGRSIHAYHTEGAGGGHAPDIITVASHPNVLPSSTNPTRPHTVNTLDEHLDMLMVCHHLNPSVPEDLAFAESRIRPSTIAAEDLLHDIGAISMIGSDAQAMGRIGEVVLRTWQTAHVMKRRRGALEGDGRADNNRARRYVAKYTICPAVAHGLDGEIGSVEVGKLADLVLWEPAFFGVRPHAVIKGGMIAWAAMGDANASIPTPQPVLPRPMFGAAPAAAAATSVHFVSPQAIEDGLADRIDVRRSLIAVADCRHVGKAQMPLNDAMPRIEVDPDTFTVRIDGDVWQEQPAAELPMAQRYFLF; from the coding sequence GTGACCGGCCTGTCGCGCGAGCGCTACGCCGCGCTCTACGGTCCGACCACCGGTGACCGCATCCGGCTGGCCGACACCGACCTCGTCATCGAGATCACCGAAGACCGCAGCGGCGGAACGGGACTCGCAGGTGACGAAGCCGTGTTCGGCGGCGGCAAGGTGCTGCGCGAGTCGATGGGCCAGTCCAGGGCCACCCGCGCAGACGGTGCCCCCGACACCGTCATCACCGGCGCCGTCATCCTCGATCACTGGGGAATCATCAAGGCCGACATCGGCATCCGCGACGGTCGCATCGTCGCGATCGGCAAGGCCGGCAATCCCGACATCATGGACGGCGTGCACCCCGATCTGGTGGTCGGGCCGTCGACCGAGATCATCGCCGGCAACGGTCGGATCCTCACGGCGGGTGCGATCGACTGCCACGTCCACCTGATCTGCCCGCAGATCATGGAGGAGGCGCTCGGCGGCGGGATCACGACGATCGTCGCGGGCGGAACCGGACCGGCGGAGGGCAGTAAGGCCACCACCGTCACACCGGGGGCCTGGCATCTGGCCCGCATGCTCGAGGCACTCGACACCTGGCCGCTCAACGTGGTGCTCCTGGGCAAGGGCAACACGGTGTCGGCCGAGGCGATGTGGGAGCAGTTGCGCGGTGGCGCAGCCGGTTTCAAGCTGCACGAGGACTGGGGCACCACACCGGCCGCGATCGACGCGTGCCTCACCGTCGCCGACGCGGCGGGTGTTCAGGTCAACATCCACACCGACACGCTCAACGAGATGGCCTTCGTCGAGGACACCCTGGCGGCGATCAAGGGCAGGTCGATCCACGCCTACCACACCGAGGGCGCAGGCGGCGGCCACGCACCCGACATCATCACCGTCGCCTCGCACCCCAACGTGCTGCCGAGTTCGACCAACCCGACCCGCCCGCACACCGTCAACACCCTCGACGAACACCTCGACATGCTGATGGTGTGCCACCACCTCAACCCCAGCGTCCCCGAGGATCTCGCGTTCGCCGAGAGTCGCATCCGGCCGTCGACCATCGCCGCCGAGGACCTGCTGCACGACATCGGGGCGATCTCGATGATCGGCAGCGACGCCCAGGCGATGGGGCGGATCGGCGAGGTGGTGCTGCGCACCTGGCAGACCGCGCACGTGATGAAGCGCCGCCGAGGCGCGCTCGAGGGTGACGGACGGGCCGACAACAACCGGGCGCGCCGCTACGTCGCCAAGTACACGATCTGCCCGGCGGTCGCGCACGGCCTCGACGGCGAGATCGGCTCGGTCGAGGTCGGCAAGCTCGCCGACCTCGTCCTGTGGGAGCCGGCGTTCTTCGGTGTCCGCCCGCACGCGGTCATCAAGGGCGGGATGATCGCATGGGCCGCCATGGGTGACGCCAACGCGTCGATCCCGACACCGCAACCGGTGCTGCCGCGCCCGATGTTCGGTGCCGCACCCGCTGCGGCCGCCGCCACGTCGGTGCACTTCGTCTCACCGCAGGCGATCGAGGACGGCCTCGCCGACCGCATCGACGTCCGGCGGAGCCTGATCGCCGTCGCGGACTGCCGGCACGTCGGGAAGGCTCAGATGCCGCTCAACGACGCCATGCCCCGCATCGAGGTCGATCCGGACACCTTCACCGTGCGCATCGACGGCGACGTGTGGCAGGAGCAGCCGGCCGCCGAACTCCCGATGGCGCAGCGGTACTTCCTGTTCTGA